From Bacteroides uniformis:
TCGTGGACAAAGAATTGCTGAACTGCTACAAGAAGCATATGGCCGACGAGCAGAAACGGCTCTTTCCTCACGGAAAACCGCCTTTCGCCTTTACTCCGCTGCCCCGTGCCGAGGAGTTCCTGCCCACTGCCGAGGAACTGGCTGCACAAGTGAAGGCCAACGACATTGCCGTGCTTACGCTGGGGCGTGTCAGTGGCGAGGGCTGTGACCGCCGTGTGGAAGATTTCCTCCTGAAGGAGAACGAATTGGCTCTGATTAAGCAAGTGTCTGCCGCTTATCGTGCTGCAGGCAAGAAACTGGTGGTGGTTCTCAACATCTGCAGCCCGGTGGAGACTGCTTCTTGGAAGGGACTGGCAGATGCAGTGGTTTGTGCCTTCCAGCCGGGACAAGAGGTGGGTAATTGTATCACGGACATCCTGACCGGAAAGGTGAATCCTTCGGGCAAGTTACCCATGACGTTTGCCGTGAAATATGGCGATGCGCCGTCGGATGCTAACTTCCCTTTTGATTACGAGTTCAAGATGCCGTCGTTTGCTATGGGTACCGGCATGAACTTCAAGTCCGAAAAGAAAGAGGAGAAACCGAAGGAACCGGAGAAAAATGTGGATTTCACCAACTATGAAGAGGGAATCTATGTGGGTTATCGCTATTTCGACACTTTCGGTAAAGAGGTTTCCTATCCGTTCGGTCATGGTTTGAGCTATACTGCTTTTGACTATGCGGTAGAGAACGCCAAAATGGATGCCGACCGCTGTGAGTTGAAAGTGAGCGTGAAGAACATCGGCAAGGTGGCAGGGCGTGAAGCTGTACAACTCTATGTGAAAGCTCCGAATGGGGGACTTGACAAGCCTGCCAAGGAGTTGAAGGCCTTCGGCAAAACTGCCTTGCTCCAGCCGGGCGAGAGCCAGACACTGATTCTGACTTGGAACGTGATGGACATGGCTTCCTTTAATGAGAAAAACAGCTCTTGGGAGTTGGCTAAGGGTGAATATCAGTGGATGGTTGCCGCATCTTCGGCCGATGTGCGTTGCACAGCGGTACAGAGGGTGACAAAGGCACGCAAGCAGAAAGTGCATGATGCCATGCGGGCGCAAGTGCCTGTGGCTGTGTATCCGATGGTGAAGAGATGAGGGGGATATGCGTGAAAAAACTGATATATATCAATTAGTTTTAGAGTGGAAAACGCTTATTTTGTAGTACATTTTTAAATCGATACCATGAAAAGATTGATACTCTCTCTTTTAGCCGTCTGCTTGCTGTGGATGGCAAATGCACAAAATCCTGCATGGGGACCGCAAAGCAAGGTAGTGACCGACAGCATCTACAGCCAGGTATTGAAAGCACACCGTGCCTACACCATCTATCTGCCGCAAAGCTATAGCAATGAAACGGATAGGAAATATCCTATCCTCTATTTGCTGCACGGCATGTCGGGGGTGAATACCAGTTGGTTTACAGACCAACGTGTGAAGGACGTGATGGACCAGTTGGTGGCATCGGGCGAGGCTTGCGAGATGATTATCGTCAGCCCTAATGCCGGAGGCAATCCGGCTACTTGCTGGAACGGCTACTTCAACATGCCGGGCTGGGCTTACGAAGATTTCTTCTATAAGGAGTTCCTTCCTTATATAGAGAAGACTTACCGGGTGAAAGGTGATAAGCGGCATCGTGCCATTGCCGGACTTTCTATGGGCGGAGGTGGAACGGCAAGCTATGCACAGCGCTATCCGGATATGTATTGTGCTGCCTA
This genomic window contains:
- a CDS encoding alpha/beta hydrolase, giving the protein MKRLILSLLAVCLLWMANAQNPAWGPQSKVVTDSIYSQVLKAHRAYTIYLPQSYSNETDRKYPILYLLHGMSGVNTSWFTDQRVKDVMDQLVASGEACEMIIVSPNAGGNPATCWNGYFNMPGWAYEDFFYKEFLPYIEKTYRVKGDKRHRAIAGLSMGGGGTASYAQRYPDMYCAAYAMSALMNIPVSGEEVGKDPDPTNKMAVLTRSVQEHSCIRYVVEADDARKAQLRTVQWFVDCGDDDFLLDRNIEFFQAMRNAGIPCQFRVRDGGHTSEYWHSALYMCLPFVSRSFAK